A stretch of Cheilinus undulatus linkage group 20, ASM1832078v1, whole genome shotgun sequence DNA encodes these proteins:
- the LOC121528731 gene encoding somatostatin receptor type 5 — MDPTFLPDTENNQSDLDKHFYTESAVGGFGIAMAVLYLVVCILGLVGNSLVIVAILKLDKMTSSTTVYILNLALADALFMVGLPFIASQNFQKRWMFGDTTCKVVMVLDGINQFTSVFCLTVMSIDRYMALANPLRFARWRTPHIAKVVSAVLWLFSLVTILPMALHFSAERGLCIPDLVSDAWWLGILTYTFVTGFALPFVVMTVAYTALLLTLRSMRLKGIAPHKESYQLERQVTKMVVAVVLVFGLCWLPFYTLNFCSLYQSNLDLPFARAFEFVVLLSYSWSCANPILYACLSDTFKGHFCTLLCPASKSSPSMQYSTQLYDLNDVGGRDVNVLA, encoded by the coding sequence ATGGACCCAACATTTTTACCAGACACAGAGAACAATCAGAGCGACCTGGATAAGCATTTTTACACAGAGAGCGCCGTTGGCGGCTTTGGCATCGCCATGGCTGTGCTCTACTTGGTGGTGTGCATCCTTGGACTTGTTGGGAACTCTCTTGTCATCGTTGCTATTTTGAAACTGGACAAAATGACCTCTTCAACAACGGTGTACATTTTGAACCTAGCATTAGCCGACGCTCTTTTCATGGTAGGGCTTCCCTTTATAGCCAGCCAGAACTTCCAGAAGCGTTGGATGTTCGGCGACACGACGTGCAAAGTGGTTATGGTGCTGGACGGCATCAACCAGTTCACCAGCGTCTTCTGTCTAACAGTGATGAGCATCGACCGCTACATGGCGCTGGCTAACCCGCTTCGATTTGCCCGCTGGAGAACGCCACACATCGCTAAGGTCGTTTCAGCCGTTCTGTGGTTGTTTTCACTCGTCACCATCCTTCCGATGGCGCTCCACTTCTCGGCTGAGAGAGGCTTGTGTATACCAGACCTGGTTTCAGACGCCTGGTGGCTCGGCATCTTGACGTACACCTTTGTCACAGGGTTTGCGCTGCCGTTCGTAGTCATGACGGTAGCGTACACGGCGCTGCTGCTAACGCTGAGGTCCATGCGACTCAAAGGGATTGCTCCTCACAAAGAGAGCTACCAGCTGGAGCGACAGGTCACCAAGATGGTGGTCGCGGTGGTGCTGGTGTTCGGACTGTGCTGGCTGCCGTTTTACACCTTGAACTTCTGCTCCCTTTACCAAAGCAACCTGGACCTGCCCTTCGCCAGAGCTTTCGAGTTTGTAGTTTTGCTGTCATACTCATGGAGCTGTGCCAATCCCATCCTGTACGCCTGCCTCTCCGACACCTTCAAGGGCCACTTCTGCACCCTCCTGTGCCCAGCCTCCAAGTCATCTCCGAGCATGCAGTACAGCACCCAGCTGTACGACTTAAATGACGTGGGTGGGCGGGATGTGAATGTTTTGGCATAG